A stretch of the Aegilops tauschii subsp. strangulata cultivar AL8/78 chromosome 4, Aet v6.0, whole genome shotgun sequence genome encodes the following:
- the LOC141021740 gene encoding uncharacterized protein, with the protein MAEEPFTKRHHGETSDKSSNLVDVQVPGEKRECTKTLTGVELHDKEMVEIICTSKPNKADEMISRIWRKAGGSHHKIGGLGVHYTRPKRLNEMLKQERLFTFAGFSIESDKEKMKMSGLPTINPNKYIDIQRIWRVPYTRKEYDSLTDVAASVIHSFYKGMKKNIDTQEDHKLWGISPLPDKLIEYAGVDAYATY; encoded by the exons aTGGCGGAGGAACCGTTCACCAAGCGTCATCATGGCGAGACGTCGGACAAGAGCAGCAACCTCGTCGACGTTCAGGTCCCCGGCGAGAAACGAGAGTGCACCAAAACCCTCACAGGGGTTGAGCTCCACGACAAAGAGATGGTGGAGATCATCTGCACAAGCAAACCAAACAAGGCCGACGAGATGATCTCCAGGATCTGGAGGAAGGCTGGCGGCTCACATCATAAGATCGGCGGCCTTGGTGTGCACTACACTAG GCCCAAGCGCCTCAACGAGATGCTGAAGCAAGAGAGGTTGTTCACATTTGCTGGTTTCAGCATTGAAAGCGACAAAGAGAAGATGAAGATGTCTGGCCTTCCGACGATCAACCCCAACAAGTACATCGACATTCAGCGCATCTGGAGAGTTCCATACACCAGAAAAGAGTACGACTCCTTGACTGATGTTGCAGCCAGCGTCATCCACTCATTCTACAAAGGCATGAAGAAGAACATCGACACGCAGGAAGACCACAAACTGTGGGGGATCAGCCCGCTGCCAGACAAGCTCATCGAGTATGCAGGAGTAGATGCGTACGCCACGTACTAG